The Microbacterium sp. W4I20 genome segment AGGTCGGGGCCAGGCCGACGTCGTAGTGCTCGACGAGAGGCGTCGAGATCGCGGCCCGAATGCGCGCCTGCCCCGCCGTGTCGGTGCGGTCGAGGGGACTCTCGAACAGGCCGATCTTCTCCTCGCGTTGAAGCTCCTGCAGAACAGGGAGCGCCTGTGCCGCGGACACCAGCATCGAATTCCAGTCGATGTCGATGCGGTACTCATCTGGTGTGGCAGCGGAGATCGCGGCAACCTGCTCGCGGATGTCGAACCACGGGCGTCCCTTGACCTTGTGCGACAGGTAACCGGCAGCGACCGCGGCGGCGGCCTGCTCTGCCAGCACTTCCGGTGGCATCTTGGTGTTCCACCAGGAGATCGGGCATCGATCGCGAACCACCGGCCGCCCGAAGAGCTCGTTCACGGGGACTCCGAGCGCCTTGCCGAGCGTGTCGAACAGCGCCATCCGCAGGGGCGTTCCGATTCCGGGCGTGTGCAGCACCTCGAGCGGCGTACGTCCGATCGCGAAGGCGGCGAACTCCTCGCTCACCGGCTCGCCGGTGTAGTAAATGAGCGTCTCGCCGTAACCGGTGATCTCCGGATCATCCGTGCGTACCCTCACGACCTCGAGGTACTCCCACTCGTGGTTGTGCAGCTGGGTCCACGGCGCGATGGATGCGATGAAGGGGAGCCGGATGGGGATGGTCTCGACGTCGACGATGCGGGGCTGCATGCGCACTCCTCTCTGTGAAATGGGCGGGTCTGCTAAGGAGTCGGCGTCTTCACGAACGTGAACCTGTCGACGTGGATGGTCGCGTAGTCGGCCGCGTTCCCCGTAGATGCGACGTAGACATACTCATCGGCTGTCGGCGAGGGGGTGAAGGTGCCCACCTTCACGGTGCGCCACAGCTGGTTCTCCAGTGCGGATCCGGTCACCGATACAGGGCTCGTCACGGCGGCTCCGGCCGTTCCGTCGTAGATGCCCAGGGTGAGCGCGGGCGAGGACGGGCGGAAGATCGTCGGATAGTCGTTCGCGTCGTACGTGATGTCGTGGGCAAAGCGCACCTTCACGTCTGCGTAGACGTCGTAGGAGACCCCGGGCTCCAGATCCTGCGCATCCCAGTTCCACCGCACGTTGCGGGCGGTGCCTCCCGTGGCGACGGGCTCGAGGGCGGTCGATCCGTCGCCGGCGCTCGTGTCTGCCGCCTCGGCGGTGGCGGTGCCGGTCACGGTGAAGTCCGCATCCTCGCCGACGAGATCCGGCGCGGAGGTCGAGAGCTTCACGATGCGTCCTTCTCCCGGAGCGAAGGGGAGGTCGGCGATCACCAGTTGCGAACCGCTGCGCACGGCGGTCACCGCGGTCCCGCTCGCCGCATCGGACACGGAGCTGATCGGCGCGCCGACGGCGTCGGCATCGATCGTGATGGTCACGTCGGCCGCATCCTCGACGTCGTGGTTCACGACGACGAGATAGAGATCGCCGGTCTCATGGTCCACATGTGTGGTGACATCCGCCGAGGCATAGGCGCCGTCACCGCCTCCGCCTCCGGATGCGGTCGCGATATTGGCCACGCGGGTCATGCTCTGGATGACGGGCCGCAGTGCGGAGAGCTCCGCGAACATCTGCTCGATGATGTCGTACCGGGCGGTGTGGGTGCCGTCGGGGTCGATCATGCCGTTCCACGCGTTCGTGGCCTGATACATGAAGTAGTGGAATCCCTTTGCCCCGTGGCCGACCGCCTCATAGGTCATCGATCGGATCTCGGCGTCGCTCGGGTCGCGGTACCACCCCGGCTGTTCGAAGGCCTGCAGGATCGTCCAGAAGGGGGCAGAGCTGGAGATGTCCTTCTTGGTCTGGAGGTGGAGGAAGTCGAGCAGCACCTCGTAGTCGATGCCCGGGTATCCGAGATCCGTGTAGTCGCCGGCGGGCTTGCCCCACAGGGCCCCGTACGGGTCGGAGGTCATCGCCTGCAGCCCGAGCTCGGAGAAGTACTTGTCGGCGCTGTGCGCGCCGCTGAGATCGACCATGACGGCGTGATCGGGGTCGGCGGTCTCCACGAGCTTCTTCAACTTGCCGATGGTCTCCCGCAGCTTGTCATTCGCGTGAGGAGGTTCGTCGTACAACAGGTAGCCGCCGAACGCGCTCTTCGGCTTCAGCTGGTCGACGATCGCCTGCACACGAGCCTGCATCGCGAACTCGTCGCTGTTCACCGGGTCGCTGTAGATGACGTCCCACCAGCGCGGGTTGACCACGACGGTGAGCCCGTGTTCGGCGGCTTGATCCAGGATCGCCGAGGTGACAGCCGGCCGCGTGACGTCGAAGTTGCTGATGATGACGTCGTTCGCTCCGGAAGCGGCGATGTCCGCGAAGGTCGTGTCAGTGTAGGCCGTGGCATCCGTGACGTTCTTCGGGATGATCGCACCCTCGTACCAGACGCCGAGCGGGAACTCCTCCTCGGGGTGCAGGTCGGGAGCGGTGGCCAGCGTCACACCCTGAACGGAGCGGATGCTCACGTCGCGCGTCGTCGAGCCGTAGCTCACTCGCGCGGTGTATGTGCCGGCTGCGACCGGCGCGCCCGCACCGTCGTCGCCGTCCCAGTAGGCGGAGCCGGTTTCCGTCACCGCGGCGTCGGCGAGGAGCGTGCGCACCACGTTGTTCGACCCGTCCAGGATGCGCACGGTGATGGCCTGGGTGCCGGGCACGGAGAACGAGATGGTCGTCCCGTCGTTGATGCCCGCGGAGCTGCCGGCGCTGATCTGATACGGATAGGCGCTCACCTGTTGCGGTATTGCGTCGGATGTCGCGGCTCGACTGAGCGTGACCTGATCCACCAGGACCGCGGAGTACTCGGCGGCGTTGTCGACCTTCGCGAAGAACACGCGGTTGACGTGCGTGGGGTCGAGCTCCACGGAGGAGGGCAGCGCGACCGTCCAGACGAAGTTGTACTTGGCGTTCTCATCGTCGCGCGGGCTCTCGAACGTGTGCGGAGGGATGAGGTGCACCCCGGCGGTCGCGTCGTAGACACCCATCGTGAACATCTCGCCCGATGAGCCCAGGTAGTCGGTGCGCTCCATCCGGATGGCGGCGGTCACGGTGTACGCAGTGTCGGCATCGATCGCGTCGCCATCGACATCCGCCTGCACGTCCCACGACGGTGTGGAGCCGTTCTCGAGGCGGGCGACGCTGCCATCGGCCGCCGTCGGCTCGTGCTGTCGCTGCACCCCGTTATAGAGGACGAAGTCGTCATCTTCGATGACATGCGGCTTGTACGGGGTGAAGCTGAGGCTGTCCACGGACACCGTGGAGATCTGGGAGGCGTTGTCACCGCTCGCCACGTAGAAGGAGATGGTGTTGGCGGAGGCGGTCGGTACGTAGATCCCGATGCTGTACTCCGCCCAGGTGTCGTCGGCGGTGCTCGCGGCGGAGATCGTGCGGTTCGGCAGCAGATGCTGCCCTGCTGTCCCGTCGTAGGCGCCTACGCTGAACGCGTCACCGGAGGGGGAGGCGACCGCGTGCTCCACCTTGACCCGGAACGACACCTCATACGGTTGATCCGTGACGAGTGCGCTGAAGTCCGCCCGATGGTACTGGATGTTCCAGCCGAGCCCGGTGTTCGCGACGCGGGCTACCGAATCATCGGATGCCGTCGTGTCGGTGACGCGTGCCGCGCCGCCATGGAGCGTGAAGGCGTCGTCTTGCACATCCGCGCTCTCTGCATTCGCTGCCCCAGGGACGAT includes the following:
- a CDS encoding mandelate racemase/muconate lactonizing enzyme family protein, translated to MQPRIVDVETIPIRLPFIASIAPWTQLHNHEWEYLEVVRVRTDDPEITGYGETLIYYTGEPVSEEFAAFAIGRTPLEVLHTPGIGTPLRMALFDTLGKALGVPVNELFGRPVVRDRCPISWWNTKMPPEVLAEQAAAAVAAGYLSHKVKGRPWFDIREQVAAISAATPDEYRIDIDWNSMLVSAAQALPVLQELQREEKIGLFESPLDRTDTAGQARIRAAISTPLVEHYDVGLAPTWLAQDTLDGFVVNGQDPAAAFAQSDTAAAFHKDVFLQMCGTAITTAWVAHVGSVAESARLPAITAMNIYRDDLLTDPLQIRGGHVTVPAGPGLGITVDDELLERRRVPRGSRPAPVRRLLTFALGDGRERQYVDTDQLWRDSTMNATMPVQAPGAALRIRLDDGSAEFDGLHHRASRHPLWI
- a CDS encoding FlgD immunoglobulin-like domain containing protein, which translates into the protein MKHSWFAIVAVTGIVLGILSAPTTIVPGAANAESADVQDDAFTLHGGAARVTDTTASDDSVARVANTGLGWNIQYHRADFSALVTDQPYEVSFRVKVEHAVASPSGDAFSVGAYDGTAGQHLLPNRTISAASTADDTWAEYSIGIYVPTASANTISFYVASGDNASQISTVSVDSLSFTPYKPHVIEDDDFVLYNGVQRQHEPTAADGSVARLENGSTPSWDVQADVDGDAIDADTAYTVTAAIRMERTDYLGSSGEMFTMGVYDATAGVHLIPPHTFESPRDDENAKYNFVWTVALPSSVELDPTHVNRVFFAKVDNAAEYSAVLVDQVTLSRAATSDAIPQQVSAYPYQISAGSSAGINDGTTISFSVPGTQAITVRILDGSNNVVRTLLADAAVTETGSAYWDGDDGAGAPVAAGTYTARVSYGSTTRDVSIRSVQGVTLATAPDLHPEEEFPLGVWYEGAIIPKNVTDATAYTDTTFADIAASGANDVIISNFDVTRPAVTSAILDQAAEHGLTVVVNPRWWDVIYSDPVNSDEFAMQARVQAIVDQLKPKSAFGGYLLYDEPPHANDKLRETIGKLKKLVETADPDHAVMVDLSGAHSADKYFSELGLQAMTSDPYGALWGKPAGDYTDLGYPGIDYEVLLDFLHLQTKKDISSSAPFWTILQAFEQPGWYRDPSDAEIRSMTYEAVGHGAKGFHYFMYQATNAWNGMIDPDGTHTARYDIIEQMFAELSALRPVIQSMTRVANIATASGGGGGDGAYASADVTTHVDHETGDLYLVVVNHDVEDAADVTITIDADAVGAPISSVSDAASGTAVTAVRSGSQLVIADLPFAPGEGRIVKLSTSAPDLVGEDADFTVTGTATAEAADTSAGDGSTALEPVATGGTARNVRWNWDAQDLEPGVSYDVYADVKVRFAHDITYDANDYPTIFRPSSPALTLGIYDGTAGAAVTSPVSVTGSALENQLWRTVKVGTFTPSPTADEYVYVASTGNAADYATIHVDRFTFVKTPTP